In Prunus dulcis chromosome 1, ALMONDv2, whole genome shotgun sequence, the following are encoded in one genomic region:
- the LOC117615940 gene encoding uncharacterized protein At5g08430-like: MVVEFQEKIDFKDRDTFECLFKEYWEIIKGKEGLSLDDVYSADVDSIKIGESEEDIDLTTPNSDADSTELQRSMGKRKAPKEQEYLGWGSKPLIDFLRSIGKDTTKQLSQYDLDSIIFAYIRDRNLFHPEKKRKVLCDDKLYSIFRKKSLDRIKIYGLLGAHISENLVLLDENTSVDEDENKLEDKKKDTTIVGKKGTVSSDITSLENEVSPSVRQSCFASLVTDNIKHVYLRRSLLEELLKQPENSESKIQGSFVRVKNDPRDYLQRNSHQLLQVEGIRKISSINEMNGEILLQVSNIPRDIPIFMLSDVDFTEDECEDLRQNVTNGMLRKPTVVELQQKARDLHEDITKHRIERELVRLQKYIDRANEKGWRRELCEYLDQRELLKQPSEQARLLKQVPKVIAEVLEDESGSVDSIEVDKQGNLE; encoded by the exons ATGGTTGTTGAATTTCAGGAAAAAATAGACTTTAAGgatcgggatacttttgaatgCCTATTCAAAGAATATTGGGAAAtcataaaaggaaaggaaggtTTGAGTTTGGATGATGTCTATTCTGCAGATGTTGATTCAATAAAAATTGGTGAGAGTGAAGAAGATATTGACCTGACAACACCTAATAGTGACGCTGATAGTACAGAACTTCAGAGGTCGATGGGAAAAAGGAAGGCGCCAAAGGAACAAGAATATCTCGGATGGGGATCGAAACCTCTCATTGATTTCCTCAGATCCATTGGTAAAGATACAACTAAACAGTTATCACAGTATGATTTGGACTCTATCATCTTTGCTTACATCAGAGATAGAAACCTGTTTCACCctgaaaagaagagaaaggtTCTATGTGATGATAAGCTGTATTCTATTTTCAGAAAGAAGTCACTAGATAGGATAAAAATATATGGTCTTTTAGGGGCACATATTAGTGAGAACTTGGTATTATTGGATGAGAATACAAGTGtggatgaagatgaaaataaattggaaGACAAGAAGAAAGATACAACGATAGTAGGGAAGAAGGGAACAGTAAGCTCAGATATAACATCACTTGAAAATGAAGTGAGTCCTAGTGTCCGACAAAGTTGTTTTGCATCTTTAGTGACTGATAATATCAAGCATGTCTACTTAAGAAGGAGCTTACTGGAGGAGTTACTGAAGCAGCCTGAAAATTCTGAAAGCAAGATTCAAGGAAGTTTTGTGAGAGTGAAAAATGACCCCAGAGACTATCTTCAGAGAAATTCTCACCAACTTCTACAAGTTGAAG GCATAAGGAAAATCTCAAGTATTAATGAAATGAACGGTGAAATTCTCCTGCAAGTTTCCAATATTCCAAGAGATATTCCCATTTTTATGCTGTCAGATGTTGACTTCACTGAG GATGAATGTGAGGATTTGCGACAAAATGTGACAAATGGCATGCTGAGGAAACCTACAGTT GTTGAGCTTCAACAGAAGGCAAGAGATCTCCATGAGGACATAACTAAGCAT CGGATTGAGCGAGAGTTGGTCAGGTTACAGAAGTACATTGATCGGGCAAATGAGAAAGGATGGAGAAGAGA GTTATGCGAATATTTGGACCAAAGAGAGCTGCTAAAGCAACCGTCTGAACAGGCTCGACTGTTAAAACAGGTGCCAAAGGTCATTGCAGAGGTTTTAGAGGATGAATCTGGTTCCGTGGACTCCATAGAAGTTGATAAGCAAGGAAATCTGGAATAG
- the LOC117614029 gene encoding mRNA decay activator protein ZFP36-like, with protein sequence MEGFHSNSKMAKLLKGNLENVDLNSPLFRYLCAQSQSQSPMDALKQRRRHLSPLSPLSPLENLMERSPPSIVYRTPVRGVQREEVLVMDGVLVTGGGRSSRSASDLSSSSSSDSSGKILYKTDLCRSWEDSGSCRYTSKGQIAPGKEKPRPTRFPVKNKSETLMCKSYTGTRLCTPSPKSNFVHPVMAISVTEAASATTQAASSTAPKATMKTPTTTISFLDWSPQDDGIEVVLPYSSTGTPPSREDISSYITGVLYGPTTRRRLPVFAEICPE encoded by the exons ATGGAAGGTTTTCACAGCAACTCGAAAATGGCGAAACTGCTCAAAGGAAACTTGGAGAATGTGGACCTCAACTCGCCATTGTTCAGGTACTTGTGCGCTCAATCTCAGAGTCAGTCGCCGATGGACGCCTTGAAGCAGCGTCGTCGCCACCTCTCGCCGCTCTCGCCGCTCTCGCCTTTGGAGAATCTGATGGAGAGGTCGCCGCCTTCGATAGTTTATAGAACGCCGGTGAGAGGGGTGCAGAGGGAGGAGGTTCTGGTCATGGACGGTGTTTTAGTCAccggaggaggaagaagctcAAGGTCTGCTTCTGATCTGtcgtcatcttcttcttcggaTTCTTCGGGGAAGATTCTGTACAAGACCGACCTTTGCAGGTCCTGGGAGGATTCTGGAAGCTGCCGCTACACCTCCAAAGGCCag ATTGCACcaggaaaagaaaagccaCGCCCAACTCGTTTCCCTGTCAAGAACAAATCTGAG ACACTGATGTGCAAGTCATACACTGGCACAAGATTATGCACACCCAGCCCAAAGTCTAATTTTGTCCATCCGGTCATGGCCATTTCTGTTACAGAAGCAGCATCAGCCACAACACAAGCAGCTTCGTCGACTGCACCCAAAGCCACCATGAAGACTCCCACTACTACCATCAGCTTCCTGGACTGGTCACCTCAAGATGATGGCATTGAGGTTGTGTTGCCGTATTCTTCAACTGGAACACCTCCATCAAGGGAAGATATAAGTTCCTACATCACTGGTGTTCTTTATGGCCCCACTACAAGAAGGAGATTACCAGTGTTTGCTGAAATTTGCCCAGAGTAG
- the LOC117614757 gene encoding dynamin-like protein ARC5, with protein MFEISYFLSDYCTVSKQKQKSLSLASTPLSLPIPLNHISSSSSSSRLIRKEMSREEERAAEMENENGVWEEEQCRLYEAYNELHGLAQAFDTPFDAPAVLVVGHQTDGKSALVEALMGFQFNHVGGGTKTRRPITLHMKYDADAHSPLCRLLLPSKSDSHSDSDSEPHEKSLSLQEIQAYIEAENMRLEKEPCLFSAKEIIVRVDYKYCPNLTIIDTPGLIAPAPGPKNRALQVQARAVEALVRAKMQHKEFIILCLEDCSDWSNATTRRVVMQIDPELSRTVIVSTKLDTKIPQFARSSDVEVFLSPPTCMLDGCILGDSPFFTSVPSGRVGSGHDSVYRSNDEFKKAISLREMDDVASLEEKLGRSLSIQERSRIGVSKLRCFLEELLQKRYMDNVPLIIPLLEKEYRSATRKMNEINQELSTLDELKLKEKGRVFHDLFLTKLSLLLKGTVVAPPDKFGETLQDERTNGGAFVSSDGLQFPHKLIPNAGMRLYGGAQYHRAMAEFRFVVGGIKCPPITREEIVNACGVEDLHDGTNYSRTACVIAVAKARDTFEPFLHQLGCRLLHILKRLLPISVYLLQKDGEYLSGHEVFLRRVASAFNDFAESTERACREKCMEDLVSTTRYVTWSLHNKNRAGLRQFLDSFAGTEHNTMGSNCVPAGISQDLSFGSVANEKETKSRADVKLSHVASGIDVASSIQTTETRLADLLDSTLWNRRLAPSSERIVYALVQQIFHGIKEYFLASAELKFNCFLLMPVVDKLPALLREDLKSAFEDDLDNIFDITNLRHLLGQRKRDAEIELKRIKRLKDKFRSLHKHLSSHQAHSTAFSDQR; from the exons ATGTTTGAAATTTCCTACTTTCTATCTGATTACTGTACAGTATCAAAGCAGAAACAGAAATCCCTCTCACTGGCTTCCACTCCACTCTCACTCCCAATCCCACTCAACCAtatctcctcctcctcctcctcgtctAGGCTGATAAGGAAAGAAATGTCGAGGGAGGAGGAAAGGGCGGCAGAAATGGAAAACGAAAATGGCGTATGGGAGGAGGAGCAGTGTCGTCTGTACGAGGCCTACAACGAGCTCCACGGCCTCGCCCAAGCCTTCGACACTCCCTTCGACGCTCCGGCGGTACTCGTGGTGGGCCACCAGACTGACGGCAAAAGCGCTTTGGTGGAAGCACTTATGGGCTTCCAGTTCAACCACGTCGGCGGCGGCACCAAAACCCGCCGCCCCATCACCCTCCACATGAAGTACGATGCCGACGCTCACTCCCCTCTCTGCCGCCTCCTCCTCCCCTCCAAATCCGATTCCCATTCCGATTCTGATTCTGAGCCTCACGAGAAGTCCCTCTCCCTCCAAGAGATTCAGGCCTACATTGAGGCTGAAAACATGAGGTTGGAGAAGGAACCCTGTCTCTTCTCCGCCAAGGAGATTATTGTTCGGGTCGACTACAAGTATTGCCCGAACCTCACCATCATCGACACTCCCGGGCTTATTGCTCCTGCTCCTGGTCCTAAGAATCGAGCTTTACAG GTCCAAGCTCGTGCTGTGGAAGCTCTAGTTCGAGCTAAAATGCAGCATAAAGAGTTTATTATATTGTGTCTTGAAGATTGCAGTGACTGGAGTAATGCAACTACACGAAGGGTCGTAATGCAG ATTGATCCCGAGCTCTCAAGGACTGTAATTGTTTCAACCAAGCTTGATACCAAAATTCCCCAGTTTGCGCGTTCATCTGATGTGGAAGTATTTCTGTCACCTCCCACATGTATGCTTGATGGTTGCATCTTGGGTGACTCTCCCTTTTTCACTTCTGTGCCCTCTGGAAGAGTTGGCTCTGGACATGATTCGGTTTATAGATCTAATGATGAGTTCAAAAAG GCAATATCATTAAGAGAGATGGATGATGTTGCAAGCTTGGAGGAGAAATTGGGCCGGTCACTGTCAATACAAGAAAGAAGTAGAATAGGCGTAAGCAAACTTAGGTGTTTTTTGGAAGAATTGCTACAGAAAAG GTATATGGATAATGTGCCACTGATCATTCCACTTCTCGAGAAGGAGTACCGGAGCgcaacaagaaaaatgaatgaaataaaTCAAGAACTCAG CACTTTGGATGAACtgaaactaaaagaaaaaggaagagtATTTCATGATCTCTTCTTGACAAAG CTATCGTTGCTACTAAAAGGAACGGTTGTTGCACCTCCAGATAAATTTG GTGAGACACTACAGGATGAGAGGACTAACGGAGGGGCATTTGTTAGCAGTGATGGCCTTCAGTTCCCTCACAAGCTTATACCT AATGCAGGAATGCGTTTATACGGTGGTGCACAATACCACCGTGCCATGGCTGAGTTCCGCTTTGTAGTTGGAGGAATAAAATGCCCTCCAATTACAAGGGAAGAAATTGTAAATGCATGTGGAGTTGAAGATTTACATGATGGCACAAACTACTCAag GACAGCTTGTGTAATAGCCGTTGCAAAGGCCCGTGATACATTTGAGCCTTTCCTTCATCAG TTAGGTTGTAGACTCTTGCACATTCTAAAGAGATTACTTCCTATATCAGTCTATCTTCTTCAG AAAGATGGTGAGTATTTAAGTGGCCATGAGGTGTTTCTTAGGCGTGTTGCTTCTGCTTTCAATGACTTTGCAGAATCTACCGAAAGGGCATGTCGTGAAAA ATGCATGGAGGATTTAGTAAGCACCACCCGCTATGTCACCTGGTCCCTTCACAACAAG AATCGAGCTGGGTTACGTCAATTTTTAGACTCGTTCGCTGGAACAGAACATAACACTATGGGTAGTAATTGCGTACCTGCTGGTATTTCCCAAGATTTATCCTTTGGGTCTGTTGCCAATGAGAAGGAAACTAAGTCAAGGGCAGATGTGAAGCTCAGCCATGTGGCGTCTGGCATTGATGTGGCATCTTCTATTCAGACAACAGAAACAAGGCTGGCTGATCTTCTAGATAGTACACTTTGGAATAGGAGGCTTGCTCCTTCCTCTGAAAGGATTGTTTATGCTTTGGTGCAGCAGATATTTCATGGCataaaagaatattttttGGCCTCCGCAGAGTTGAAG TTCAACTGCTTTCTTCTAATGCCTGTAGTAGACAAGTTGCCTGCACTCCTTAGAGAAGATTTAAAATCTGCTTTTGAGGATGacttggataatatttttgataTCACCAACCTGCGGCACTTATTAGGCCAGCGAAAGCGAGACGCAGAGATCGAGCTTAAAAGG ATCAAAAGGCTAAAGGATAAGTTCAGATCACTGCATAAGCATCTTAGTTCGCATCAAGCCCATTCTACTGCCTTTTCCGACCAACGTTGA
- the LOC117615024 gene encoding NAC domain-containing protein 104 isoform X1, whose amino-acid sequence MGDDQFKLPPGFRFDPTDEELVVHFLQRKAALLPFHPDVIPDLHLYPYDPWELDGKALREGNKWYFYSRRTQNRVTSNGYWKALGFEEPVITRSSCNSTHKVGMKRYLAFYVGEAPNSGIKTNWIMHEYRLSPLSAGDGASSSSSSTTTRSSKRRGHLKTVNNEFSGYVLCRVYEHDEDDDDDDDDDGTELSCLDEVFLSLDDLDEISLPI is encoded by the exons ATGGGAGATGACCAGTTTAAGCTCCCTCCTGGTTTTCGATTTGACCCGACGGACGAAGAGCTTGTAGTTCATTTCCTTCAACGTAAGGCAGCTCTCTTACCTTTCCATCCCGACGTCATTCCCGATCTCCATCTCTACCCATATGATCCATGGGAACTAGATG gTAAGGCTCTACGTGAGGGAAATAAGTGGTACTTCTACAGCAGGAGGACGCAGAATCGGGTTACAAGCAATGGGTATTGGAAGGCATTAGGCTTTGAGGAACCAGTGATCACAAGAAGCTCTTGTAATTCTACGCACAAAGTTGGGATGAAAAGATACTTGGCTTTTTACGTAGGAGAAGCTCCAAATTCAGGCATCAAAACTAATTGGATAATGCATGAATATCGTCTCTCTCCACTCTCAGCAGGAGATggagcttcttcttcttcttcttccaccaCAACAAGATCATCCAAAAGAAGAGGGCATCTCAAAACAGTTAATAAT GAATTTAGTGGATACGTTCTCTGTCGAGTCTACGAGCATGATGAagatgacgacgacgacgacgatgaTGATGGGACAGAGCTTTCATGCTTGGACGAGGTGTTCTTATCTTTGGATGACCTTGATGAAATAAGTTTGCCAATTTAA
- the LOC117615024 gene encoding NAC domain-containing protein 104 isoform X2, whose product MGDDQFKLPPGFRFDPTDEELVVHFLQRKAALLPFHPDVIPDLHLYPYDPWELDGKALREGNKWYFYSRRTQNRVTSNGYWKALGFEEPVITRSSCNSTHKVGMKRYLAFYVGEAPNSGIKTNWIMHEYRLSPLSAGDGASSSSSSTTTRSSKRRGHLKTEFSGYVLCRVYEHDEDDDDDDDDDGTELSCLDEVFLSLDDLDEISLPI is encoded by the exons ATGGGAGATGACCAGTTTAAGCTCCCTCCTGGTTTTCGATTTGACCCGACGGACGAAGAGCTTGTAGTTCATTTCCTTCAACGTAAGGCAGCTCTCTTACCTTTCCATCCCGACGTCATTCCCGATCTCCATCTCTACCCATATGATCCATGGGAACTAGATG gTAAGGCTCTACGTGAGGGAAATAAGTGGTACTTCTACAGCAGGAGGACGCAGAATCGGGTTACAAGCAATGGGTATTGGAAGGCATTAGGCTTTGAGGAACCAGTGATCACAAGAAGCTCTTGTAATTCTACGCACAAAGTTGGGATGAAAAGATACTTGGCTTTTTACGTAGGAGAAGCTCCAAATTCAGGCATCAAAACTAATTGGATAATGCATGAATATCGTCTCTCTCCACTCTCAGCAGGAGATggagcttcttcttcttcttcttccaccaCAACAAGATCATCCAAAAGAAGAGGGCATCTCAAAACA GAATTTAGTGGATACGTTCTCTGTCGAGTCTACGAGCATGATGAagatgacgacgacgacgacgatgaTGATGGGACAGAGCTTTCATGCTTGGACGAGGTGTTCTTATCTTTGGATGACCTTGATGAAATAAGTTTGCCAATTTAA